A genomic region of Mitsuaria sp. 7 contains the following coding sequences:
- a CDS encoding glutathione S-transferase family protein — protein MKLIGSLTSPYVRKVRVVMAEKKLDYQFELEDVWGSDNILKINPLGKVPCLVMEGQDSITGAVFDSRVIVEYVDTLSPVGRMIPERGRERCEVRTWEALADGLIDACVAARLEHTWSGRAPGERSEAWVERQMNKVLASLQAMANGLGEKNWCSGNHFTLADIALGCALGYLDFRFAQIDWRAAHPNLAKHFDKLMTRQSFQDTVPPANA, from the coding sequence ATGAAGCTCATCGGATCCCTCACCAGCCCCTACGTCCGCAAGGTCCGCGTCGTCATGGCGGAAAAGAAGCTCGACTACCAGTTCGAGCTGGAAGACGTCTGGGGCAGCGACAACATCCTCAAGATCAATCCGCTCGGCAAGGTGCCGTGCCTGGTCATGGAGGGTCAGGACTCGATCACGGGCGCGGTGTTCGATTCGCGCGTCATCGTGGAGTACGTCGACACGCTGTCGCCGGTGGGCCGCATGATCCCGGAGCGGGGTCGCGAGCGTTGCGAGGTGCGCACCTGGGAGGCGCTGGCCGACGGCCTGATCGACGCCTGCGTCGCGGCGCGCCTGGAGCACACCTGGTCCGGCCGCGCGCCGGGCGAGCGCAGCGAGGCCTGGGTGGAGCGTCAGATGAACAAGGTCCTGGCCTCGCTGCAGGCGATGGCCAACGGGCTGGGCGAGAAGAACTGGTGCTCGGGCAACCACTTCACGCTGGCCGACATCGCCCTGGGCTGCGCGCTGGGCTACCTGGACTTCCGCTTTGCCCAGATCGACTGGCGCGCGGCGCACCCCAACCTGGCCAAGCACTTCGACAAGCTCATGACCCGTCAGAGCTTCCAGGACACGGTGCCGCCCGCGAACGCCTGA
- a CDS encoding YjgN family protein: protein MRQHEEEAATGGLTGWPLSEYRKRKLEIRFTGSGSEYFRIWIVNLLLTIVTASLYWPFAKARRIRYFYANTVIDGHALTFHGDPWKMFRGHVLLLVLMGTYSAAGHFSPMAGLVAFVVMAAIWPALWRAGMQFRLGNTGWRGLRFGFVGTLQGAYAPALPVWILSGVVLAAQAIGGPAGLLLHGKPRFGPVEVLVLLAVLGMALVMPWIVAAAKRYQHNGYRIAAQQGELSLGAGSVYWLCLKGAGIGLLVLVVGILVAMAISGASALLGSRILTMISAFVSFGLTYLLLFALVGPFFTARFQNLLWNRTTTDDLSFTSQLRFGALAGLTLKNWLLTALTLGLYRPFAAVHTARMRLEAVSLTMDGDPETWLAGQENASQDAAGDLAGDFFGIDMGL from the coding sequence ATGCGACAGCACGAGGAGGAAGCGGCGACCGGCGGTTTGACCGGGTGGCCGCTGTCGGAGTACCGCAAGCGCAAGTTGGAGATCCGGTTCACCGGGTCGGGCAGCGAATACTTCCGGATCTGGATCGTCAACCTGCTGTTGACGATCGTCACGGCCAGCCTGTACTGGCCGTTCGCGAAGGCGCGGCGCATCCGCTACTTCTACGCCAACACGGTGATCGACGGCCATGCGCTCACCTTCCACGGCGATCCGTGGAAGATGTTCCGCGGCCATGTGCTGCTGCTGGTGCTGATGGGCACGTACTCGGCGGCGGGCCACTTCTCGCCGATGGCGGGCCTGGTGGCCTTCGTCGTGATGGCCGCGATCTGGCCGGCGCTGTGGCGCGCGGGCATGCAGTTCCGGCTGGGCAATACCGGCTGGCGCGGCCTGCGCTTCGGCTTCGTCGGCACGCTCCAGGGCGCCTACGCCCCGGCGCTGCCGGTCTGGATCCTCTCCGGCGTGGTGCTGGCGGCCCAGGCGATCGGCGGCCCGGCCGGGCTGCTGCTCCACGGCAAGCCGCGCTTCGGGCCGGTCGAGGTCCTGGTGCTGCTGGCCGTCCTCGGCATGGCGCTGGTGATGCCGTGGATCGTCGCGGCGGCCAAGCGTTACCAGCACAACGGCTACCGCATCGCCGCGCAGCAGGGCGAGTTGAGCCTGGGCGCCGGCAGCGTGTACTGGCTGTGCCTCAAAGGCGCCGGCATCGGGCTGCTCGTGCTGGTGGTGGGGATCCTGGTGGCGATGGCGATCTCGGGGGCGAGCGCCCTGCTCGGGTCCCGGATCCTGACCATGATCTCGGCGTTCGTGTCGTTCGGATTGACCTACCTCCTGCTCTTCGCGCTGGTCGGACCGTTCTTCACGGCACGCTTCCAGAACCTGCTCTGGAACCGCACGACGACCGATGACCTGTCCTTCACCAGCCAACTGCGCTTCGGCGCGCTGGCCGGGCTCACGCTGAAGAACTGGCTGCTGACCGCGCTGACCCTCGGCCTGTATCGCCCGTTCGCCGCGGTCCACACCGCGCGCATGCGGCTGGAGGCCGTGAGCCTCACGATGGACGGCGATCCCGAGACCTGGCTGGCCGGCCAGGAGAACGCTTCGCAGGACGCCGCGGGCGATCTCGCGGGCGACTTCTTCGGCATCGACATGGGGCTGTGA